A region of Candidatus Dormiibacterota bacterium DNA encodes the following proteins:
- the sucD gene encoding succinate--CoA ligase subunit alpha: MSIFLDQNSKVIVQGITGSEGSYHTGRMLAYGTHVVGGVTPGKGGQKSEHGLPVFDTVREAVAQTGATHTVIFVPPPFAADALYEAHEAGITLAVCITEGVPVHDVLKVVGSTGGMRIIGPNCPGLISPGKASVGIMPGHVFSQGSVGLISRSGTLTYEVVDGLTRAGLGQSTCVGIGGDPIIGSTFVDCLREFARDPQTQALVVCGEIGGSDEEDAAAWIGEHLAGTPIVAFIGGRNAPPGKSLGHAGAIVSGNFGTARSKVEAFEAIGVPVADRPSAIPGLLRKALANAS; this comes from the coding sequence ATGAGCATCTTTCTCGATCAGAACTCGAAGGTGATCGTGCAGGGGATCACCGGGAGCGAGGGCTCGTACCACACGGGGCGCATGCTCGCGTACGGCACGCACGTCGTCGGCGGGGTGACGCCCGGCAAAGGAGGGCAGAAGAGCGAGCACGGGCTTCCGGTCTTCGACACCGTCAGGGAGGCCGTCGCGCAGACCGGCGCGACGCACACCGTCATCTTCGTTCCGCCGCCGTTTGCCGCCGACGCGCTCTACGAAGCGCACGAGGCCGGCATCACGCTCGCCGTCTGCATCACCGAGGGCGTGCCAGTGCACGACGTCCTCAAGGTCGTCGGCAGCACCGGCGGCATGCGGATCATCGGCCCGAACTGCCCCGGCCTCATCTCACCGGGGAAGGCCTCGGTCGGCATCATGCCCGGGCATGTCTTCTCCCAAGGGAGCGTCGGCTTGATCTCGCGTTCCGGGACCCTGACCTATGAAGTGGTCGACGGCCTCACCCGTGCCGGGCTCGGGCAATCGACGTGCGTCGGGATCGGGGGCGACCCCATCATCGGCAGCACCTTTGTGGACTGCCTGCGCGAGTTTGCCCGTGACCCGCAGACGCAGGCGCTCGTCGTCTGCGGCGAGATCGGCGGCTCCGACGAGGAGGATGCGGCCGCTTGGATCGGCGAGCACCTGGCCGGGACCCCGATCGTCGCCTTCATCGGCGGCCGCAACGCGCCGCCCGGCAAGTCGCTGGGCCACGCCGGGGCCATCGTCTCGGGCAACTTCGGCACGGCCCGGAGCAAGGTCGAGGCCTTCGAGGCGATCGGCGTCCCGGTGGCGGACCGGCCCTCGGCCATTCCCGGTTTGCTCAGAAAAGCGCTAGCGAACGCTTCTTAA